A window from Thermodesulfobacteriota bacterium encodes these proteins:
- the cyoE gene encoding heme o synthase — protein sequence MNTIGHIDRAPAKIVVSTILLSKPGIILSVAFTGFAGMVLANRGIPPLVLTLLAVLSLLLSAAGSAILNNVLDKQIDTLMSRLSKRVDALEVVGEKTATLISLVFIAVSLFVSFYYLNAVNGALIIAAILSYTLLYTLYLKRSSPYGTILGGLPGALPVLVGYTAVNPHIGVDGIILFTFMMLWQPPHFWALAQKYKLDYKKAGVPVMPVALGSKFTNVMILLYSIALLPLSLSLWILHYCSDYYAVFAIVSGLYFEYVIIRSAVKNTDYGKAFGASIIYMLIIMLSLILDLSFGSANAAVWSF from the coding sequence ATGAATACGATCGGACACATTGACAGGGCGCCTGCGAAGATAGTCGTCTCGACCATACTGCTTTCGAAGCCGGGGATAATTCTGAGCGTCGCGTTCACCGGTTTCGCCGGCATGGTCCTGGCAAACCGCGGGATACCACCCCTCGTATTGACGCTGTTGGCCGTGCTTTCCCTGCTCCTGAGCGCCGCAGGCTCCGCGATACTCAACAACGTACTCGACAAGCAGATAGATACGCTCATGAGCAGGCTCAGCAAGCGTGTGGACGCGCTCGAAGTCGTAGGCGAAAAGACGGCCACGCTCATATCCCTCGTATTCATAGCCGTTTCGCTGTTTGTTTCTTTTTATTATCTGAACGCGGTGAACGGTGCGCTCATAATTGCGGCCATCCTGAGCTACACGCTCCTCTATACCCTTTATCTCAAGCGGAGCTCCCCTTACGGCACCATACTCGGCGGGCTCCCGGGAGCGCTGCCCGTGCTGGTCGGATACACGGCGGTGAACCCCCACATCGGCGTTGACGGAATAATACTGTTCACGTTCATGATGCTCTGGCAGCCCCCTCACTTCTGGGCGCTCGCCCAGAAATACAAGCTCGATTACAAGAAAGCGGGCGTGCCCGTCATGCCCGTGGCGCTCGGCTCGAAGTTTACGAACGTAATGATACTCCTCTACTCAATAGCGCTCCTGCCGCTCTCGCTTTCGCTCTGGATACTGCATTACTGCTCCGACTATTACGCCGTCTTCGCGATCGTTTCGGGGCTCTATTTCGAATACGTGATTATACGGAGCGCGGTGAAGAATACCGATTACGGCAAAGCGTTCGGCGCTTCCATTATATACATGCTGATTATAATGCTTTCCCTTATACTCGATCTTTCGTTCGGCTCCGCGAACGCCGCCGTCTGGAGTTTTTAG
- the rodA gene encoding rod shape-determining protein RodA has protein sequence MIMFDRRLLQSFGWSLFLMTLAFAALSLMNLYSASYQTGLGYFKKQAMWVCIGIFAMIVVSFLNNKLIKQYALYIYGFSLLLLLFVLVFGKEVSGSRSWITIGSFATIQPSELAKIPIILAIARFYDNDYEGVPYGLLDLIKPVLLTALPLTLVMLQPDLGTALTMVLISGSMILFMGVEKKLIFLVLAVVIGFSYPAWRFFLKPYQKDRIKTFLEPSKDPLDSGYNAIQSQIAVGSGGFMGKGFMSGSQTQLRFIPAQQTDFAFSVLAEEWGFLGGFMALLLYFMIILWILDTASRAKDKFSVLTCFGIAAMYFWHVVVNVGMVIGLLPIAGVPLMLLSYGGSSSLTALIGIGVVLGIRMRKFPIQGPAVELR, from the coding sequence ATGATAATGTTTGACAGGAGGCTCCTTCAGAGCTTCGGATGGTCTCTATTCCTGATGACCCTGGCATTCGCGGCGCTTTCCCTGATGAACCTCTACAGCGCGTCCTATCAGACGGGTCTCGGCTATTTCAAAAAGCAGGCGATGTGGGTATGCATCGGTATCTTCGCCATGATAGTCGTCTCATTCCTCAACAATAAGCTGATAAAGCAGTACGCACTTTACATTTACGGCTTTTCACTCCTCCTCCTCCTTTTCGTCCTGGTATTCGGCAAGGAGGTTTCGGGGTCGAGGAGCTGGATTACGATCGGCTCATTCGCCACTATCCAGCCTTCGGAGCTCGCGAAGATACCTATAATCCTCGCCATAGCCAGATTCTATGACAACGATTACGAAGGGGTCCCTTACGGCCTGCTCGACCTCATTAAGCCCGTGCTGCTGACCGCGCTGCCGCTTACTCTCGTAATGCTCCAGCCCGACCTGGGTACCGCGCTTACGATGGTCCTCATTTCGGGAAGCATGATCCTGTTCATGGGTGTCGAAAAAAAACTGATTTTTCTGGTCCTGGCCGTGGTCATCGGATTTTCTTATCCCGCATGGCGTTTTTTTCTGAAACCCTATCAGAAGGACAGGATTAAAACGTTCCTCGAGCCCTCGAAGGACCCCCTCGATTCCGGCTACAACGCTATTCAGTCCCAGATCGCGGTCGGATCGGGCGGGTTCATGGGAAAGGGGTTCATGTCGGGCTCTCAGACGCAGCTCAGGTTCATACCGGCCCAGCAGACGGACTTCGCCTTCTCGGTGCTCGCCGAGGAATGGGGTTTCCTGGGCGGGTTCATGGCGCTCCTTTTATATTTTATGATTATCCTCTGGATTCTCGATACCGCGAGCCGTGCGAAGGACAAGTTTTCGGTGCTCACCTGCTTCGGCATCGCCGCCATGTATTTCTGGCACGTGGTCGTCAATGTAGGCATGGTAATCGGCCTGCTTCCGATAGCGGGCGTTCCGCTCATGCTTTTGAGCTACGGGGGGTCGTCTTCCCTCACCGCGCTCATAGGTATCGGCGTCGTGCTCGGCATAAGGATGAGGAAGTTCCCGATCCAGGGCCCTGCCGTCGAGCTCAGGTAA
- a CDS encoding cytochrome c oxidase subunit 3 family protein encodes MGEASVEHTHGHHMDPVVEYKSSKLGMWLFLGTEILLFGGLFAAYAIFRAKYPEMFFEQHVELNKKLGAVNTCILIFSSLTMAMGVSAIQRGKQKATAILILITILCGLAFGVVKYFEYSAKFHHHIYPDTSIFFSLYFMMTGLHMLHVFIGLAILAVIMVLTLKGKFTAKYNTPVEVGGLYWHLVDLIWIYLFPLLYLIG; translated from the coding sequence ATGGGAGAAGCTAGCGTAGAACACACACACGGCCATCACATGGATCCTGTTGTCGAGTACAAGTCCTCGAAGCTCGGCATGTGGCTGTTCCTCGGGACGGAGATCCTGCTTTTCGGAGGGCTTTTCGCGGCTTACGCGATTTTCCGCGCAAAGTACCCCGAGATGTTTTTCGAGCAGCACGTGGAGCTCAATAAGAAGCTTGGTGCCGTAAACACGTGCATACTGATATTCAGCAGCTTGACCATGGCCATGGGGGTCTCTGCTATTCAGCGCGGGAAGCAGAAGGCAACCGCCATACTGATCCTGATTACAATACTCTGCGGTCTCGCATTCGGCGTCGTGAAGTATTTCGAGTACAGCGCCAAGTTCCATCATCACATCTACCCTGACACGAGCATATTCTTCTCACTGTATTTTATGATGACCGGGCTCCACATGCTTCACGTCTTTATCGGACTCGCTATTCTTGCAGTTATAATGGTCCTGACGCTCAAGGGAAAGTTCACGGCCAAGTACAACACCCCTGTCGAAGTTGGAGGGCTTTACTGGCACCTGGTGGACCTGATCTGGATATATCTTTTCCCGTTACTTTATCTCATAGGCTGA
- a CDS encoding cytochrome C oxidase subunit IV family protein, with amino-acid sequence MATHSHTEEHHITSNKTYIIVWVALMVMTAITVYVSYINFGMLNIVIALVVASIKASIVALYFMHLKFEDSITWVFALFPLSLLALLIGMTITDTFTRTIVP; translated from the coding sequence ATGGCTACTCATTCACATACTGAAGAACACCACATAACGAGCAACAAGACATACATAATAGTATGGGTCGCGCTCATGGTTATGACGGCTATCACGGTATATGTGTCGTATATCAATTTCGGTATGCTCAACATTGTCATTGCGCTCGTGGTCGCCTCGATAAAAGCGTCCATAGTGGCACTTTATTTCATGCACCTGAAGTTCGAGGATTCGATCACGTGGGTATTTGCGCTCTTCCCGCTCAGCCTCCTGGCGTTACTCATCGGGATGACGATTACTGACACGTTTACGAGGACTATAGTCCCTTAG
- a CDS encoding P1 family peptidase, which produces MISITDIEGIRVGHASDYGAVTGCTVILFDNPATGAIDLRGGGTSTRQIDSLLSHNTFGKIHAILLTGGSAYGLDASSGVMRYLEEKNKGLSVGYGMVVPSVPTAVIFDLGIGNGKVRPDARMGYEACLNADSSRVEEGSIGAGTGATVGKLLGLDHATKGGIGTSGYKIKNGITVAVLVVVNAFGDIVSPENGEIIAGVRTTPRGSKFAGTVNLFKKGVTFREDKSQNTTLAVVATNARFTKSELGRIANIAQTGLARVISPVHTIADGDVVIAVSCGSMEGDANLTGVIAAELTGSAILRAIHHSKGLGGIPSMSDLKGEEIT; this is translated from the coding sequence ATGATCTCGATTACTGATATTGAAGGCATAAGGGTAGGCCACGCCTCCGATTACGGCGCCGTGACCGGCTGCACGGTAATCCTCTTCGACAACCCCGCCACAGGGGCGATAGATTTAAGAGGGGGCGGCACGAGCACGAGGCAGATAGACTCGCTGCTCTCCCACAATACCTTCGGCAAGATACACGCAATACTGCTTACAGGCGGTAGCGCTTACGGGCTCGACGCATCGAGCGGCGTCATGAGATACCTCGAGGAAAAGAATAAAGGGCTCAGTGTCGGGTACGGCATGGTCGTGCCGTCCGTGCCGACGGCGGTGATATTCGACCTCGGGATTGGAAACGGAAAAGTAAGGCCAGACGCCCGCATGGGATACGAAGCCTGCCTCAACGCAGATTCCTCAAGGGTCGAGGAGGGGAGCATCGGGGCGGGGACGGGGGCGACGGTCGGGAAGCTGCTCGGGCTCGATCACGCGACAAAGGGCGGGATTGGGACCTCCGGCTACAAAATCAAAAACGGGATAACAGTCGCCGTCCTAGTCGTGGTCAACGCTTTCGGAGACATAGTGTCGCCCGAGAACGGGGAAATCATCGCTGGCGTGAGGACGACACCGCGCGGAAGCAAATTCGCAGGCACGGTGAACCTCTTCAAGAAGGGGGTCACGTTCAGGGAAGACAAGTCTCAGAACACCACGCTCGCGGTCGTGGCGACAAACGCACGTTTCACGAAATCCGAGCTCGGAAGGATAGCCAACATAGCCCAGACAGGGCTTGCGAGGGTCATATCGCCTGTGCATACGATCGCCGACGGGGACGTCGTTATCGCGGTCTCGTGCGGCAGTATGGAAGGGGACGCGAACCTGACCGGAGTCATAGCCGCGGAGCTTACGGGCAGCGCCATACTCCGCGCTATCCACCATTCGAAGGGCCTGGGAGGTATACCCAGCATGAGCGACCTGAAGGGAGAGGAGATTACCTGA
- the coxB gene encoding cytochrome c oxidase subunit II: protein MTWIPEVASNLASKVDGVLLLITLLSLVFFILITIVLVYFAIKYRRKREDEETPYITGSEPLEIIWTVIPSILLIVLFIYGFVVFKDMRTPPEDSVEVTVQGKQWLWTFDYYNGKKTINELYVQQNRPVRLVMEAQDVLHSFFVPGFRVKQDLVPGRYTQLWFTPTKIGTFDIFCAEYCGTGHSAMLGKVVVLSPEAYEIWEKGVKAEEGAGVASLPPAELGEKIYKEKGCNACHSVDGSTLVGPSFKGIFGHSVELQDGSTVDVDENYVKQSIFEPQAQVVKGFAPVMPSFKGILSDEDVTALVAYIKTLK from the coding sequence ATGACTTGGATTCCCGAGGTAGCATCGAATCTGGCAAGCAAAGTTGACGGGGTGTTGCTCCTGATTACTCTCCTGTCGCTTGTATTCTTCATACTCATCACCATAGTGCTCGTCTATTTCGCTATAAAGTACAGAAGGAAGAGGGAAGACGAGGAAACCCCCTATATCACGGGAAGCGAGCCGCTCGAGATAATCTGGACCGTGATACCCTCCATACTCCTCATCGTGCTGTTCATCTACGGTTTTGTGGTTTTTAAGGACATGAGGACGCCGCCCGAGGACTCGGTCGAAGTGACCGTTCAGGGAAAACAGTGGCTCTGGACGTTTGACTACTACAACGGAAAAAAGACCATCAACGAGCTCTACGTGCAGCAGAACAGGCCCGTCAGGCTCGTTATGGAGGCCCAGGACGTGCTCCACAGCTTCTTCGTCCCGGGGTTCCGCGTAAAGCAGGACCTGGTGCCGGGCAGGTATACCCAGCTCTGGTTTACTCCGACCAAAATAGGGACCTTCGACATTTTCTGCGCCGAGTACTGCGGCACGGGGCATTCGGCTATGCTTGGAAAGGTCGTTGTGCTCAGTCCCGAGGCGTATGAGATATGGGAAAAGGGCGTGAAAGCCGAAGAAGGCGCAGGCGTGGCGTCTCTACCGCCGGCCGAGCTGGGTGAAAAAATTTACAAGGAAAAAGGTTGTAACGCCTGTCACAGCGTTGACGGCTCCACGCTCGTCGGTCCTTCATTCAAGGGCATTTTCGGCCACTCGGTAGAGCTTCAGGACGGCTCGACGGTCGATGTGGACGAGAACTATGTGAAGCAGTCTATATTTGAGCCGCAGGCGCAGGTGGTTAAGGGATTCGCGCCGGTCATGCCTTCGTTTAAAGGCATACTCAGTGACGAGGACGTAACGGCGCTCGTAGCGTATATAAAGACGTTAAAATAG
- the ctaD gene encoding cytochrome c oxidase subunit I, with the protein MANHTIAHDVYVPFLEKKGILSWILSTDHKRIGIMYLISISFFFLVAGVFALLLRYELLTPTSDFVQPHTYNVFFTLHGSIMVFFFIVPGLAASFGNFLIPLMIGAPDVAFPKLNLGSYWIYLLGTVIVLIALAKPADTGWTFYTPYSATTNTDVVMITLGVFVLGFSSILTGLNFIVTIHKMRAPGMTWHRLPLFIWASYATAVLQLLATPVVGITLLLLIMERTLGVGFFDPAKGGDPILFQNFFWFYSHPAVYIMIIPAMGVISEIIPVFARKPIFGYKAIAYSSLGIAFISFLVWAHHMFTSGISDTAATIFSFLTFLVAIPTAIKVFNWTATLYKGSIHLHSAMLYALAFVFLFTIGGLTGLFLGALASDIHLHDTYFVVAHMHYVMIGGTVMGFFGALHFWFPKWFGKMFNETVAKIAWLFIFIGFNVTFFPQFFLGVQGMPRRYATYPAEFESLMSLSTYGSWILGFGIFIMTINLIAGLINGEKAPQNPYGSLSLEWQVPSPPPLENFEEIPHVTDWTYGYGKKK; encoded by the coding sequence ATGGCAAACCATACAATTGCCCACGACGTATATGTTCCATTTCTCGAGAAGAAGGGAATATTGTCATGGATTCTTTCCACCGACCATAAACGCATAGGAATAATGTATCTGATATCGATCTCGTTCTTCTTCCTCGTTGCGGGCGTTTTCGCGCTCCTCCTGAGGTACGAGCTCCTGACCCCGACCTCTGATTTCGTACAGCCGCATACCTACAACGTGTTCTTCACGCTCCACGGCTCGATAATGGTTTTCTTCTTCATAGTACCCGGCCTCGCGGCGAGCTTCGGCAATTTCCTGATACCCCTTATGATAGGGGCGCCCGACGTCGCATTCCCCAAGCTGAATCTGGGAAGCTACTGGATCTACCTGCTGGGCACCGTGATCGTGCTCATAGCCCTCGCGAAACCCGCCGACACCGGATGGACGTTCTACACCCCCTACAGTGCGACTACCAACACAGACGTCGTGATGATCACGTTAGGCGTCTTCGTTTTGGGTTTCTCGTCGATCCTGACGGGGCTCAACTTCATAGTCACGATACACAAGATGAGGGCGCCGGGCATGACCTGGCACAGGCTCCCTCTTTTCATATGGGCTTCATACGCCACCGCGGTTCTCCAGCTTCTGGCGACGCCCGTCGTGGGGATCACGCTTCTCCTCCTGATAATGGAGAGGACTCTCGGCGTCGGCTTCTTCGACCCGGCGAAAGGCGGAGACCCTATACTGTTCCAGAACTTTTTCTGGTTCTATTCCCACCCCGCGGTCTATATCATGATCATCCCGGCCATGGGGGTCATATCCGAGATCATTCCGGTCTTCGCGAGGAAACCTATATTCGGCTACAAGGCGATAGCGTATTCGAGCCTCGGCATCGCGTTCATCAGCTTCCTCGTCTGGGCCCACCACATGTTCACGAGCGGGATATCGGACACAGCAGCGACGATTTTCTCGTTCCTTACGTTTTTGGTCGCCATACCGACTGCCATCAAGGTGTTCAACTGGACGGCCACGCTCTATAAGGGGTCGATACATCTCCACTCCGCGATGCTGTACGCCCTCGCGTTCGTATTCCTGTTCACGATCGGGGGTCTCACTGGCCTCTTCCTGGGTGCCCTCGCGTCGGATATACACCTACACGATACATACTTCGTCGTAGCTCATATGCACTATGTAATGATAGGCGGAACGGTGATGGGGTTCTTCGGGGCTCTCCACTTCTGGTTCCCGAAGTGGTTCGGCAAGATGTTTAACGAAACCGTTGCGAAGATCGCGTGGCTCTTCATTTTCATAGGCTTCAACGTCACGTTCTTCCCGCAGTTCTTTTTGGGGGTTCAGGGAATGCCCAGGAGATATGCCACGTATCCGGCGGAGTTTGAGTCGCTTATGTCGCTATCGACTTACGGCTCCTGGATACTGGGGTTCGGCATATTCATCATGACAATCAACCTCATAGCAGGTCTGATTAACGGAGAAAAAGCCCCTCAAAACCCCTACGGTTCGCTTTCGCTCGAATGGCAGGTGCCTTCGCCCCCGCCGCTCGAGAATTTTGAGGAAATACCGCATGTCACCGACTGGACGTACGGTTACGGAAAAAAGAAATAA
- a CDS encoding COX15/CtaA family protein yields the protein MIAKITLFLLFLLLIWGNLVAGLKAGLACPDWPLCHGTVLPPFRWDIYMEFMHRIIGGVTSLFLVILSYQRFRAYRGSVKLVPVTIVLLLLAQIVLGGIVVLLELPVDLTTYHFANAIVIFSLTLYIAFYDGKKKMPHFNIGGYKGIFFFLGLLVFVQAVLGAYVRHSNSGLACPDFPTCLGYWIPPNLSGIILNHFVHRVAAYVITLTVLILLVSSYMTKGLLMYRKALVALVCLIALQIALGAGVVQTKLNFAITALHLSFALLILSLVLYTWFRGMEETCQ from the coding sequence ATGATTGCTAAAATTACCCTTTTTCTTCTCTTTCTTCTCTTAATCTGGGGTAATCTGGTTGCCGGTCTTAAAGCGGGACTCGCGTGTCCGGATTGGCCGTTATGTCACGGGACGGTGCTCCCCCCTTTCAGGTGGGATATATATATGGAGTTCATGCACCGTATAATAGGTGGCGTGACCTCTCTTTTTCTCGTCATCCTTTCCTATCAGAGGTTCCGCGCTTACCGGGGCTCCGTAAAGCTGGTCCCCGTGACGATCGTGCTCCTTCTCCTGGCGCAGATCGTCCTCGGCGGCATTGTAGTGCTGCTCGAGCTGCCCGTAGACCTCACGACCTACCATTTTGCGAATGCGATCGTGATATTCTCACTGACTCTTTATATCGCGTTTTACGACGGCAAGAAGAAGATGCCGCATTTCAATATCGGGGGCTATAAGGGGATATTCTTTTTTCTGGGGCTTCTTGTATTCGTTCAGGCGGTGCTTGGCGCGTATGTAAGACATTCAAACTCGGGTCTTGCCTGTCCGGATTTCCCTACATGTCTCGGCTACTGGATACCGCCCAACTTATCGGGGATCATACTTAACCACTTCGTACACAGAGTGGCGGCATACGTTATCACACTTACTGTACTTATACTCCTCGTCTCCTCGTACATGACCAAGGGGCTTCTGATGTACCGCAAGGCATTAGTGGCTCTCGTATGCCTCATCGCGCTACAGATCGCTCTCGGAGCGGGAGTAGTTCAAACGAAACTCAACTTCGCAATCACGGCGCTCCATCTCTCTTTCGCCCTGTTAATACTTTCTCTCGTACTTTATACTTGGTTCAGGGGGATGGAGGAAACTTGCCAATAA
- a CDS encoding M3 family oligoendopeptidase, whose protein sequence is MTINDSTAKMNWDLSSYFPGFNGPEMKEFKENLKRDIQLVKEKASALAPLDDTNRNEWEDVFLRNEDLVARYTHIDSYIGCLSAADGLNEDYLREEAEMSALGAEFSKLKVELMRGIKDASEEDFASLKESAPLASCKYYLSRLWEDSQKKMNTEREVLAADLGVDGISAWGRLYDTVSGKLEFEMTYPDGTVRTLPISQRRSLMEKPEREIRKAAFEGGNRAWQNIEDTAAAALNAIAGTRLTLNKYRGIDHFLDVALFQSSISRKTLDAMFEAIYSELELPRSILRFKAETMKRDNIAWYDLGAPLDLESGQKLTWSMAKKMVKNSFAASYPRLGKFIDGVYKNEWIDWEPREGKRPGGFCTGSLLTKESRIFMTYNETLGDVLTLAHEAGHAFHSYVMSDIRPYSHFYPMTLAESASTFGEMILTEGVLEDPSIDDVEKALTLDMEVNHGAIYLMDIPVRYEFEKAFYEERQEGEVSVSRLKELMAVTQRRIFGDVLEEGGEDPYFWASKLHFYITGITFYNFPYTFGYLLSRGLFSMFRREGKGFLPKYEEFLRLSGSDTAVNVAKRSIGRDLESPDFWVESINSLSEPLMQLKKLLKNMKV, encoded by the coding sequence ATGACCATAAACGATTCGACCGCAAAAATGAACTGGGACCTCTCGAGCTACTTCCCCGGGTTCAACGGACCTGAGATGAAAGAATTCAAGGAGAACCTCAAGAGGGATATACAGCTGGTGAAGGAAAAGGCCTCGGCTTTAGCACCCCTCGACGACACTAACCGAAACGAATGGGAGGACGTCTTTCTCAGGAACGAAGACCTCGTCGCGCGCTACACGCACATCGATTCCTATATCGGATGTTTATCAGCGGCCGACGGGCTTAACGAAGACTATCTCAGGGAAGAGGCAGAGATGTCGGCGCTCGGAGCGGAATTCTCGAAGCTCAAGGTAGAGCTCATGAGGGGAATAAAGGACGCATCCGAAGAAGACTTCGCATCGTTAAAAGAGAGCGCGCCGCTCGCGAGCTGCAAATACTATCTCTCAAGGCTGTGGGAAGACTCACAGAAGAAAATGAACACGGAGCGGGAAGTGCTGGCGGCCGACCTCGGAGTCGACGGAATCAGCGCCTGGGGAAGGCTATACGACACCGTATCGGGCAAGCTCGAATTCGAGATGACGTATCCCGACGGCACCGTCAGGACGCTGCCTATCTCGCAGAGAAGGTCCCTCATGGAAAAACCCGAGAGGGAGATCAGAAAAGCCGCATTCGAGGGAGGGAACAGGGCGTGGCAGAACATAGAGGATACTGCGGCCGCGGCGTTAAACGCTATCGCGGGCACACGGCTCACGCTCAATAAATACAGGGGCATAGACCATTTCCTTGATGTCGCCCTTTTCCAGTCCTCGATCAGCAGAAAAACGCTCGACGCTATGTTCGAAGCAATATACTCGGAGCTCGAGCTCCCGAGGAGCATACTCAGGTTTAAAGCCGAAACTATGAAGCGGGACAACATAGCCTGGTATGACCTCGGGGCGCCGTTAGATCTCGAGTCCGGGCAGAAGCTCACATGGAGCATGGCGAAGAAGATGGTCAAGAACTCGTTCGCCGCGTCCTATCCCAGGCTCGGCAAGTTCATAGACGGCGTGTATAAGAACGAGTGGATCGACTGGGAGCCGCGCGAGGGCAAACGTCCCGGCGGGTTCTGTACCGGGTCGCTACTCACGAAAGAGTCGAGGATCTTCATGACATACAACGAGACACTCGGGGACGTGCTGACGCTCGCCCACGAGGCGGGACACGCGTTTCACAGCTACGTAATGAGCGACATTCGCCCCTATTCTCATTTCTATCCCATGACGCTCGCCGAATCGGCGTCCACTTTCGGCGAGATGATACTCACGGAAGGAGTGCTCGAAGACCCTTCGATCGACGACGTGGAGAAAGCGCTTACGCTCGACATGGAGGTAAACCACGGGGCCATTTACCTCATGGACATCCCGGTCCGGTACGAATTCGAGAAGGCTTTCTATGAAGAACGGCAGGAGGGCGAGGTGAGCGTCAGCAGGCTCAAGGAGCTTATGGCCGTCACACAGCGGAGGATATTCGGCGACGTGCTCGAAGAGGGCGGCGAAGACCCTTATTTCTGGGCGTCGAAGCTCCATTTCTATATAACGGGCATCACGTTCTACAACTTCCCGTATACGTTCGGATACCTGTTGAGCCGGGGCCTCTTCTCGATGTTCAGGAGAGAGGGGAAGGGGTTCCTTCCGAAGTACGAGGAGTTCCTGAGGCTTTCGGGCTCGGACACGGCCGTGAACGTGGCGAAGAGGAGCATCGGCAGGGACCTCGAATCACCGGATTTCTGGGTGGAGTCCATAAACTCGCTGAGTGAACCGCTCATGCAGCTCAAGAAGCTCCTAAAGAATATGAAGGTTTAA
- a CDS encoding SCO family protein, whose amino-acid sequence MYNSKALVKLSVLLLLFSTNHVFAITDSRDVKDIGIDEKTGALVPGDIRFADENNETVELRDFFNQAKPVVLNLVYFGCPRLCNFATEGLLQVMNEQGSLEIGKDYKVLTVSFDPEDTSDLSGTKASKYRGMVKHGDPGKENWVFLTSDTDNIRRLTEAVGFRYKVDGDEFAHASALIILTPEGKISRYLPGIQYESNDFRLSLLEASKGRIGSSEMLNKLLLFCYEFDPVGKKYALKALNVVKAAGVVTLLSICGVLTYFWRKERKEPE is encoded by the coding sequence ATGTATAACTCGAAAGCGCTGGTAAAACTATCGGTTCTTTTGTTACTGTTTTCAACAAATCACGTTTTTGCCATAACCGATTCGAGGGATGTAAAGGATATCGGCATCGACGAAAAGACGGGAGCATTGGTTCCCGGTGATATACGGTTCGCCGACGAGAACAACGAGACGGTTGAGTTAAGGGACTTCTTCAATCAGGCGAAGCCGGTTGTGCTTAACCTGGTTTATTTCGGCTGTCCTAGGTTGTGTAATTTTGCGACGGAAGGGCTTCTTCAGGTAATGAACGAGCAGGGTTCGCTCGAGATCGGAAAGGATTATAAAGTCCTGACAGTCAGCTTCGACCCCGAGGACACGTCTGATCTGTCGGGTACTAAGGCCTCGAAATATCGCGGGATGGTGAAGCACGGGGATCCGGGAAAGGAGAATTGGGTGTTTTTGACTTCCGATACGGACAACATACGCAGGCTGACTGAAGCCGTAGGCTTCAGGTATAAGGTAGACGGCGATGAATTCGCCCACGCTTCCGCATTAATAATTCTCACCCCTGAGGGAAAGATTTCAAGGTACCTCCCCGGCATTCAATACGAGTCCAACGATTTCAGGCTGTCCCTCCTCGAAGCTTCAAAGGGAAGGATAGGCTCTTCCGAAATGTTAAACAAGCTTCTTCTCTTCTGCTATGAATTCGATCCGGTGGGCAAGAAATATGCGCTTAAGGCTTTAAATGTCGTCAAAGCCGCCGGGGTCGTAACACTGTTGTCGATTTGCGGGGTGCTCACGTACTTCTGGAGAAAAGAGAGGAAGGAACCCGAATAG